A region from the Canis lupus baileyi chromosome 27, mCanLup2.hap1, whole genome shotgun sequence genome encodes:
- the CDC45 gene encoding cell division control protein 45 homolog isoform X1, translating to MFVSDFRKEFYEVVQSQRVLLFVASDVDALCACKILQALFQCDHVQYTLVPVSGWQELETAFLEHKEQFHYFVLINCGANVDLLDILQPDEEAVFFVCDTHRPVNVVNVYNEAQIKLLIKQDDDLEVPAYDDIFRDDEEEEAEEHSGSESDNGSEPSEKRTRLEEEVVAQTMKRRQRREWEARRRDILFDYEQYEYHGTSSAMVMFDLAWMMSKDLNDMLWWAIVGLTGQWVQDKITQMKYVTDVGILQRHVSRHNHRNEDEEHALSVDCTRISFEYDLRLALYQHWSLHDSLCNTCYTAARFKLWSVHGQKRLQEFLADVGLPLKQVKQKFQSMDISLKENLREMIEESANKFGMKDMRVQTFSIHFGFKHKFLASDVAFATMSLMESPEKDDSGTDNFIQALDSLSRSNLDKLYHGLELAKKQLRATQQTIASCLCTNLVISQGPFLYCSLMEGTPDIVLFSKPASLSLLSRHLLKSFVFSTKNRRCKLLPLVMAAPLSVEQGTVTVVGIPPETDSSDRKNFFGRAFEKAAEGTNSRTLHNHFDLSVIELKAEDRSKFLDALVSLLS from the exons ATGTTCGTGTCCGATTTCCGCAAGGAGTTCTACGAGGTGGTCCAGAGCCAG AGGGTTCTTCTCTTCGTGGCCTCGGACGTGGACGCCCTGTGCGCTTGCAAGATCCTTCAG GCCTTGTTCCAGTGCGATCACGTGCAGTATACCCTGGTTCCAGTTTCTGGGTGGCAAGAACTTGAAACTGCATTTCTTGAGCATAAAGAACAG tttcattattttgtcctCATAAACTGTGGAGCCAACGTAGACCTATTGGATATTCTTCAGCCTGATGAAGAGGctgtattttttgtgtgtgacacCCACAGGCCAGTCAACGTCGTGAATGTATACAACGAAGCCCAG aTCAAACTACTCATTAAACAAGATGATGACCTTGAAGTTCCTGCCTATGATGATATCTTCAGGGATGATGAAGAAGAGGAGGCTGAAGAGCACTCAGGAAGTGAAAGTGACAATGGATCAGAGCCTTCTGAGAAGCGCACACGGTTGGAAGAG GAGGTAGTGGCACAAACCATGAAGAGGAGACAGCGAAGAGAGTGGGAGGCTCGGAG AAGAGACATCCTCTTCGACTATGAACAGTACGAGTATCATGGGACGTCG TCAGCCATGGTGATGTTCGACTTGGCGTGGATGATGTCCAAGGACTTGAACGATATGCTATG GTGGGCCATCGTGGGACTAACAGGCCAGTGGGTACAAGACAAGATCACCCA GATGAAGTACGTGACCGACGTCGGCATCTTGCAGCGCCACGTGTCCCGGCACAACCACCGGAATGAGGATGAGGAGCACGCCCTCTCTGTGGACTGTACTCGGATCTCCTTTGAATACGA CCTCCGCCTGGCACTCTACCAGCACTGGTCCCTCCATGACAGCCTGTGTAACACTTGCTACACTGCGGCCAGGTTCAAGCTCTGGTCTGTGCACGGACAGAAGCGGCTCCAGGAGTTCCTTGCTGACGTGGG CCTGCCCTTGAAACAGGTGAAGCAGAAGTTCCAGTCCATGGACATTTCCTTGAAGGAGAATTTGCGGGAGATGATCGAAGAGTCTGCAAATAAATTTGG GATGAAGGACATGCGCGTGCAGACTTTCAGCATTCACTTTGGGTTCAAGCATAAGTTCCTGGCCAGCGATGTGGCCTTTGCCACCATGTCGCTGATGGAGAGCCCCGAGAAGGATGACTCAGGGACAGATAACTTCATCCAGGCTCTTGACAGTCTCTCCAG GAGTAACCTGGACAAGCTCTACCATGGCCTCGAACTTGCCAAGAAACAGCTGCGAGCCACACAGCAGACCATTGCCAGCTGCCTCTGCACCAACCTTGTCATCTCCCAGGGGCCCTTCCTCTACTGCTCCCTCATGGAG GGCACTCCGGACATTGTGCTGTTTTCCAAGCCAGCGTCCCTGAGCCTGCTTAGCAGACACCTGCTTAAGTCCTTCGTTTTTTCG ACGAAGAACCGGCGCTGCAAGCTGCTGCCCTTGGTGATGGCTGCACCCCTGAGTGTGGAGCAGGGCACAGTGACTGTGGTGGGCATCCCTCCAGAGACTGACAGCTCAGACAGAAAGAA CTTTTTTGGGCGGGCATTTGAGAAGGCAGCGGAGGGCACCAACTCCCGGACACTACACAACCATTTCGACCTCTCAG TAATTGAACTGAAAGCAGAGGATCGGAGCAAGTTTCTGGATGCGCTTGTTTCCCTCCTGTCCTGA
- the CDC45 gene encoding cell division control protein 45 homolog isoform X2, with product MFVSDFRKEFYEVVQSQRVLLFVASDVDALCACKILQALFQCDHVQYTLVPVSGWQELETAFLEHKEQFHYFVLINCGANVDLLDILQPDEEAVFFVCDTHRPVNVVNVYNEAQIKLLIKQDDDLEVPAYDDIFRDDEEEEAEEHSGSESDNGSEPSEKRTRLEEEVVAQTMKRRQRREWEARRRDILFDYEQYEYHGTSSAMVMFDLAWMMSKDLNDMLWWAIVGLTGQWVQDKITQMKYVTDVGILQRHVSRHNHRNEDEEHALSVDCTRISFEYDLRLALYQHWSLHDSLCNTCYTAARFKLWSVHGQKRLQEFLADVGLPLKQVKQKFQSMDISLKENLREMIEESANKFGSNLDKLYHGLELAKKQLRATQQTIASCLCTNLVISQGPFLYCSLMEGTPDIVLFSKPASLSLLSRHLLKSFVFSTKNRRCKLLPLVMAAPLSVEQGTVTVVGIPPETDSSDRKNFFGRAFEKAAEGTNSRTLHNHFDLSVIELKAEDRSKFLDALVSLLS from the exons ATGTTCGTGTCCGATTTCCGCAAGGAGTTCTACGAGGTGGTCCAGAGCCAG AGGGTTCTTCTCTTCGTGGCCTCGGACGTGGACGCCCTGTGCGCTTGCAAGATCCTTCAG GCCTTGTTCCAGTGCGATCACGTGCAGTATACCCTGGTTCCAGTTTCTGGGTGGCAAGAACTTGAAACTGCATTTCTTGAGCATAAAGAACAG tttcattattttgtcctCATAAACTGTGGAGCCAACGTAGACCTATTGGATATTCTTCAGCCTGATGAAGAGGctgtattttttgtgtgtgacacCCACAGGCCAGTCAACGTCGTGAATGTATACAACGAAGCCCAG aTCAAACTACTCATTAAACAAGATGATGACCTTGAAGTTCCTGCCTATGATGATATCTTCAGGGATGATGAAGAAGAGGAGGCTGAAGAGCACTCAGGAAGTGAAAGTGACAATGGATCAGAGCCTTCTGAGAAGCGCACACGGTTGGAAGAG GAGGTAGTGGCACAAACCATGAAGAGGAGACAGCGAAGAGAGTGGGAGGCTCGGAG AAGAGACATCCTCTTCGACTATGAACAGTACGAGTATCATGGGACGTCG TCAGCCATGGTGATGTTCGACTTGGCGTGGATGATGTCCAAGGACTTGAACGATATGCTATG GTGGGCCATCGTGGGACTAACAGGCCAGTGGGTACAAGACAAGATCACCCA GATGAAGTACGTGACCGACGTCGGCATCTTGCAGCGCCACGTGTCCCGGCACAACCACCGGAATGAGGATGAGGAGCACGCCCTCTCTGTGGACTGTACTCGGATCTCCTTTGAATACGA CCTCCGCCTGGCACTCTACCAGCACTGGTCCCTCCATGACAGCCTGTGTAACACTTGCTACACTGCGGCCAGGTTCAAGCTCTGGTCTGTGCACGGACAGAAGCGGCTCCAGGAGTTCCTTGCTGACGTGGG CCTGCCCTTGAAACAGGTGAAGCAGAAGTTCCAGTCCATGGACATTTCCTTGAAGGAGAATTTGCGGGAGATGATCGAAGAGTCTGCAAATAAATTTGG GAGTAACCTGGACAAGCTCTACCATGGCCTCGAACTTGCCAAGAAACAGCTGCGAGCCACACAGCAGACCATTGCCAGCTGCCTCTGCACCAACCTTGTCATCTCCCAGGGGCCCTTCCTCTACTGCTCCCTCATGGAG GGCACTCCGGACATTGTGCTGTTTTCCAAGCCAGCGTCCCTGAGCCTGCTTAGCAGACACCTGCTTAAGTCCTTCGTTTTTTCG ACGAAGAACCGGCGCTGCAAGCTGCTGCCCTTGGTGATGGCTGCACCCCTGAGTGTGGAGCAGGGCACAGTGACTGTGGTGGGCATCCCTCCAGAGACTGACAGCTCAGACAGAAAGAA CTTTTTTGGGCGGGCATTTGAGAAGGCAGCGGAGGGCACCAACTCCCGGACACTACACAACCATTTCGACCTCTCAG TAATTGAACTGAAAGCAGAGGATCGGAGCAAGTTTCTGGATGCGCTTGTTTCCCTCCTGTCCTGA